The following proteins come from a genomic window of Sebastes fasciatus isolate fSebFas1 chromosome 6, fSebFas1.pri, whole genome shotgun sequence:
- the LOC141768770 gene encoding C-X-C motif chemokine 10-like, which yields MNPAVIAVLASLLVLCAQGQPDNKSSKCKCLNGYVGRVNLKLIKGEPVVHHPSIFCPRTEIIIRTTADKEKCVNPESKLGQLILNNQNKHAKNGAVSTTTASSQTNTQSSTRPHTISKL from the exons ATGAATCCAGCTGTCATTGCTGTTCTCGCCAGCCTGCTCGTCCTCTGTGCACAAG GGCAACCAGACAACAAATCCAGTAAGTGCAAGTGTTTGAACGGTTACGTCGGCAGGGTCAACTTAAAGCTCATCAAGGGAGAGCCAGTCGTACACCACCCAAGTATCTTCTGTCCACGTACAGAGATTAT TATCAGAACAACAGCAGATAAGGAAAAATGTGTTAATCCAGAGTCAAAGCTTGGACAACTCATTCTGAATAACCAAAACAA ACATGCAAAGAACGGAGCAGTGagcacaacaacagcatccaGTCAAACAAATACTCAGAGCTCAACGAGACCACACACGATATCCAAGCTGTAA
- the LOC141770172 gene encoding C-X-C motif chemokine 10-like: protein MNPAVIAVLASLLVLCAQGQPDNKSSKCKCLNGYVGRVNLKLIKGEPVVHHPSIFCPRTEIIIRTTADKEKCVNPESKLGQLILNNQNKHAKNGAVSTTTASSQTNTQSSTRPHTISKL from the exons ATGAATCCAGCTGTCATTGCCGTTCTCGCCAGCCTGCTTGTCCTCTGTGCACAAG GGCAACCAGACAACAAATCCAGTAAGTGCAAGTGTTTGAACGGTTACGTCGGCAGGGTCAACTTAAAGCTCATCAAGGGAGAGCCAGTCGTGCACCACCCAAGTATCTTCTGTCCACGTACAGAGATTAT TATCAGAACTACAGCAGATAAGGAAAAATGTGTTAATCCAGAGTCAAAGCTTGGACAACTCATTCTGAATAACCAAAACAA ACATGCAAAGAACGGAGCAGTGagcacaacaacagcatccaGTCAAACAAATACTCAGAGCTCAACGAGACCACACACGATATCCAAGCTGTAA
- the LOC141768795 gene encoding C-X-C motif chemokine 10-like: protein MNPAVIAVLASLLVLCAQGQPDNKSSKCKCLNGYVGRVNLRLIKGEPVVHHPSIFCPSTEIIIRTTADKEKCVNPQSRLGQLILNNQNKHAKNGAVSTTTASSQTNTQSSTRLHTISKL, encoded by the exons ATGAATCCAGCTGTCATTGCCGTTCTCGCCAGCCTGCTTGTCCTCTGTGCACAAG GGCAACCAGACAACAAATCCAGTAAGTGCAAGTGTTTGAACGGTTACGTCGGCAGGGTCAACTTACGGCTCATCAAAGGAGAGCCAGTCGTACACCACCCAAGTATCTTCTGTCCAAGTACAGAGATTAT TATCAGAACAACAGCAGATAAGGAAAAATGTGTTAATCCACAGTCAAGGCTCGGACAACTCATTCTGAATAACCAAAACAA ACATGCGAAGAATGGAGCAGTGAGTACAACAACGGCTTCCAGTCAAACAAATACTCAGAGCTCAACGAGACTCCACACGATATCCAAGCTGTAA